In the genome of Bremerella sp. P1, the window GATCTGATTGCGGTCCTGTACAGCAGCATCCTTCGATACGATCCGAATCAGCCACAGATGGCCGATCGCGACCGTTTTATCATGTCCAAGGGACACGCAGCGGCTGTGATCTATGCAGTACTTGCGGAGACCGGCTTCATTCCCGAAGAGAAGCTACGCGAGTTCTGCCAGAATGGAAGTCCCATTGCTGGGCATGTTCACTCCCATGGTGTGCCTGGGATCGAATTCTCGACCGGTTCACTTGGGCATGGCTTGCCGGTCGGTTGTGGGATTGCCCTGGCAGCAAGGGCTGACAAATCAAATCATCGCGTATTTGTACTGATGTCTGATGGTGAATGCGACGAGGGGACGACCTGGGAAGCAGCACTCTTTGCTGCCCAGCATCGCCTCGGGGGACTCACGGCGATCATCGATACAAACAGTTGGCAAAGCTACGGCTCAACCGCCGACGTGCTCGACCTTGAACCCTTCGCCGACAAGTGGAAGGCATTTCGCTGGGATGTAACCGAGGTTAACGGCCACGACCATCAGGCGATTCAGAAGGTATTATCCCGTCCCGTCGATCCGAATGGACCTCCGCGCGTGGTCATTGCCCGTACCGTGAAGGGAAAGGGCATTCCTCATATGGAAGACCAGTTGGTCTGGCACTACCGCTCGCCCAGCGACGAAGACGTAAGACTCGCACAAAGCATTCTCGAGGATCCCAACTCGTGAGAAAAGCATTTATCGAATCATTGCTTGCTGCCGCGAAGGCGGATCCCAGAATCTGGCTTCTGTGCGGTGACCTGGGCTTTTCCGTACTCGATCCATTCGCCGCGGAATTTCCCGAACGCTATATCAACTGCGGCGTCGCTGAGCAGAACATGATTGGTGTCGCAGCAGGTCTCGCGAAAGAGGGAAAGATCCCGTTCGTTTATTCGATTGCCAATTTCTCAACGCTTCGTTGCCTGGAGCAGATCCGCAACGATGTCGCCTATCACGACTTGCCAGTTCGCATTGTGTCGGTAGGGGCGGGCTTTGCTTACGGTGCGGCTGGGTTTACACACTTTGGAATTGAAGAAGTTGCCGCCCTCCGAGCGTTTCCCAACTTGCTCGTAGTTTCGCCTGGGGATCCGATCGAAGCGGCAGCATCGGTCACAGCCCTGGCCCGCGATCGTCGCCCCGCGTACTTGCGACTTGGCAAAGGGGGAGAAACGGCCGTTCATCCAACACCGCTTGAATTAACGCTTGGACATGCAATCCAAGTTCAAGATGGAGATCAGGCCACCGTTCTCGCTTCCGGTAGCTTGCTGGCGACTGCCGTCGAGGCGGCCAACGACTTGGCAGCCTCAGGAATCAACGTTCGCGTGTTGAGTGTGCCCACAATCGCTCCGCTCGATTCAAACGCCATTCAGAAAGCGGCGTACGAAACCGGCAACCTTGTAACGGTCGAAGAGCACACAATTGGAGGCCTAGGCTCGGCTGTGGCCGAACTTGTTGCCACGGAAGGCCTACCTGCCAAACTGAAGATGGTTTGCATCGGCAAGGAGCGTACAACGCCGGCAGGTGGCCATGCATTCTTGAGAAGCGAGTATGGTCTGACGGCCGACCAGATTGTTTCTGCGGTTCGATCACTGACCCAACGTCAACCCGTTTAGCCCCTACCGCACATCTCCGTATTTCAGACTAAGGTACTCCGATGGCGGACGCCCTGGCTTCCGAGCCAACATCTTATTGGAAGTCTTTGTCACTCCAGCGTGGGGTCTTGCTCGCGGCTCTCATTCCACTGAGCATTTCGCTCGTTTTGCGATTTCTCATGATTGGTGGGCCGCCGTGCACCGATGAAGGTTCCTATGTGGCGATCGGAATGCACCGAGGCCTGCAAGCGCGTCCATTGGCCCCAGTTGGCCTATATCCACTGTTGGTCGTCCAGGGATTTGGTGTCTCGCCTGAAGCTCCCCTGTTTCGTCCACGTGTCGTCGATGCAATCGTAGCGGCCATCGGTGCCGGCCTGCTCGGTTTCTTTCTTTATCGCATGTCCAATGCCTGGATCGCGACGCTGGTCACCAGTGCGTATGTTGTTGTCGTCAATCAGTATGTCAACTTCGGCTTCCGAAATTCGATCACGGCCGCGACTGCCTTACTGCTGCTGTCGCTGATCTTGATCCAGTCGAAATCACTGCGGGCAATGTTTATCGCGGGACTGCTCATACCGTTTGTCGCGTTGCTGCGTGAACCGATGATCTTTGTGCCGATTCCCATACTCGCGTACGCGTTCGTCCAACAACGATGGCGCGGGGCGGCGTGGTGCCTGGCCGGCATGGTCATCGGAGGGCTGCTTGGCCTGAGCTTGCTACATTTCATTTCTGGCTCGGTGGGCGAGACGCTCATCGCATTCCAGAAGCAAGTCGGAGTCTTCAAGGTATTGCCCAGCAGTGGAGCCATGGTGACCCAGACCGCATTCCGATTCATTTCGGCTCAGTGGTGGTTTCTGATTCCCGCCGTCATTGCTATTCCCCTGACGATCTACTACAAGCGTTTCGGGACTTTGATTGTTGCCGCTCTATTCCTGGCAATCATTGCACCGGAAGTATTCTCGAAGTGTCCGGTTATGTATCACTTCGCTCAGGGATGCCTCGCTTGCTCGCTTCTCATTGCTGTTGGTTTGTATCAAGCCCTAGAGCTATGGAAAAGCCAGAATGAAAATCGAATGCCACGTGTCGCACTAGGAATTGCAGCCGGACTGCTAACGCTGTCTGCCGCCTGGGGCATCTATCAGTCGACACACGGATATTCTGAAATGGCCCGCCAGTCGAGGCACTTTTATCCAATTATGGTCGATGGCAATTGGGACAATTCCTTGAAAGAAGAAGACTTCTATTTGCTGCTTGCCGACAAGCTTAGAACCAACGCGAATCCGGATGATCGCATGATCGTCAGTGGGCACTATTGGGTTCTGTATCCATTGACGAAGATGGAGCCCGCGGACCTAGAGTATCCGGAATTGACCTTCGCGTCCCATGCCACCGAGGACGACTTCCAGGCTCTGTGCGAACGACTACGCTCGCAGCCTCCGGAGTTCTTCGTGGAAACCTATCGCGAAACTCAGGAAGCCAGGTTCCGCGACATCTGGCCTGAATTCGACGACCAATATGAAGTCATGTTAGACGTGCCTATCAATCCGGCCATCCGCTACGGTATCTTTGGTGGACGAATCTGGCAGAAGAAGAGCAGCAACGCCTCGATCAATGTCGCGGCAAAAGATGACGCCCTGCCTGCTCGCTGAACTGTTTCTATCACATCATAGGCGAGCGAAGTCGCAGGCAACTCTGCCGGACGTCAATCACTGCGACTGGGAAGCCTGATATCGTTGGTACGCCGACGTGTTGCGAAGTCGCGCATCGTCTCGTGTATTGGTCCGGTATTGGACGTTATAATTCGGTCGCTGAGGCACTTTCCATTGTGGTCCTTTATTCTGATGAAGAACAAAGGACACTCCGAGAAGTACGATAAGGAACCCTCCAACGAGGAACAATCGAATCGTGGCGAAGACATAAGAGTCACGTGGCATGGCCATGGTAATATTCCTCGATCTTGGTGGTTGAAGTTTGTGTGATGTCTTATTCCTGAGGAAGCTCAAGGGCATCGGAGATCCACTTCAGGATGACCTCTTCCGAAGTATCCAGCCCGCTAATCTCCAGCTCCTTCTGCTCTCCGCTGATGAGCGAAAATCGCACGAAGTTGCGGATTCGCATTCCTTCGGTTTCCTGCACGACGGTGATCCGGCGAATCCCATCCCAAGGAATCGTCGAGCCACCGAGTCGCGAGCCAGAGATTCCACTTTGAGACAATTGCAACTGCACACGACTGTCTAAGGCTTGAAATGTCGCATAAAGGAAGGCACAAACCGCAAACGCACCGAGCACCATCGCGTAAAAACCACCTGCGAAGACCGCGATGCCGGTCAAAATAACTGCCCCAGCAATTGTCCAGGCGACTTTGCCAGAACTGCGATAACATTCGAGAGATGCACGTGGTTGAGCAGTGGCGAACATGATGAATGACTCCCAAAAACACTTTTGTGGCGGTTGGCCTCTATAAGGGAATTCCCAACTTCTTAGTTGACCGGACACCTAAGTTGTGATTTTCTCAGAATTAGCAAACATGGGGGGATATGGATGCAAGATGAGCAAAATTGGGATCGTTTGATTGAAGGCCTACGAACAGGCGACAACGACGCATGTCGTGATTTCTGGACAAGTTACGGCCCCTTGCTGGAATCGGTGGCCCAGAAACAGCTTTCCACCCGACTGCAGCGGCGAGTGGGATCCGACGATATTGTGCAGTCCGCTTGTCGGACTTTCTTTCGGCGGGTGTCTGCGGGGCAATTTGATCTGCCCGACGCTGACACCCTGTGGCGTTTGATTTGTTCGATTACCCTGACCAAAGCCCGCCGGGCAGCGCGAGACCATTCGCGCCAGAAACGGGGGATGAATCGCGAACAAGACATTTCCGCTGGCAATACCGATGGCAGCAATCCGGAAGGCCAACTTGCCTCTCCCGAATCGTCGCCACTGGATGCCGCCGAAATGGTCGACCAGATGCAGGCCCTCTTGTCGGGCTTGGGAGAGCAGGAATGCCAGATCCTCGATCTAAAGTTACAGCAATACACCAATGACGAAATCGCCGAACAACTGGGTTGCTCCGAACGGACGGTCCGGCGAGTGATCAAACGCCTGCAGGACAAGTGGCTAACAATGGACGAGAGCAGCTAAAGCAAATTCACCATGTCCGGAGACATTCATGACGATCTGATCCAGCAGTTTGAGGTAGCCTGGAGCACCGAGGTTCCTCAAATCGAAGCCTATCTCCCTTCGGCCAATGACTCCGCGTTTGAAGGCACGCTGAAAGAACTGGTCATCATCGATATGGAGTTTCGCTGGAAAAGGACCTCGACCGGAAAACAACCCGCCGGCGATCCCCTTTTGCTAGA includes:
- a CDS encoding transketolase, translated to MIIPVHSTDRSESLARRIRKHCVQMCHDAGTSHIGSNLSCCDLIAVLYSSILRYDPNQPQMADRDRFIMSKGHAAAVIYAVLAETGFIPEEKLREFCQNGSPIAGHVHSHGVPGIEFSTGSLGHGLPVGCGIALAARADKSNHRVFVLMSDGECDEGTTWEAALFAAQHRLGGLTAIIDTNSWQSYGSTADVLDLEPFADKWKAFRWDVTEVNGHDHQAIQKVLSRPVDPNGPPRVVIARTVKGKGIPHMEDQLVWHYRSPSDEDVRLAQSILEDPNS
- a CDS encoding transketolase family protein, with protein sequence MRKAFIESLLAAAKADPRIWLLCGDLGFSVLDPFAAEFPERYINCGVAEQNMIGVAAGLAKEGKIPFVYSIANFSTLRCLEQIRNDVAYHDLPVRIVSVGAGFAYGAAGFTHFGIEEVAALRAFPNLLVVSPGDPIEAAASVTALARDRRPAYLRLGKGGETAVHPTPLELTLGHAIQVQDGDQATVLASGSLLATAVEAANDLAASGINVRVLSVPTIAPLDSNAIQKAAYETGNLVTVEEHTIGGLGSAVAELVATEGLPAKLKMVCIGKERTTPAGGHAFLRSEYGLTADQIVSAVRSLTQRQPV
- a CDS encoding sigma-70 family RNA polymerase sigma factor, coding for MQDEQNWDRLIEGLRTGDNDACRDFWTSYGPLLESVAQKQLSTRLQRRVGSDDIVQSACRTFFRRVSAGQFDLPDADTLWRLICSITLTKARRAARDHSRQKRGMNREQDISAGNTDGSNPEGQLASPESSPLDAAEMVDQMQALLSGLGEQECQILDLKLQQYTNDEIAEQLGCSERTVRRVIKRLQDKWLTMDESS